A region of Vitis riparia cultivar Riparia Gloire de Montpellier isolate 1030 chromosome 12, EGFV_Vit.rip_1.0, whole genome shotgun sequence DNA encodes the following proteins:
- the LOC117926966 gene encoding protein LNK1 isoform X3: protein MTWSFDKAKEIIHSLSNVHIWLEDIVWDDFAESDDHIVPHPGGEHGNECPVRGDNCKRPRCEVIGVNNNADDRNATKYFRQGKETNLPTLKHKRDKMLEKGSWSCTPDGVFPASCDSDSIKETTTLSSDDTMMSTRCFKSSNIESIDNEFCANDPILGDRCVAVDNNLYRYPLSHISQADNDLSFFDNARDEKECSDLLYCGWPDIGNFEDVDRMFRSCDSTFGLGSASNEEELSWFSSSHTNEESEDAMKLGFKFPPPESSVLKSASEQNEASRPNDASPSISESIKKNVSIGYKPSPQISESNKPDVLSHLSFMDGSETVTESKDDFTSKEHVYLHKKQSKHQNLSEGKRKDRFTENGGGFHHFPNPKQFADVKLPFGDSSCQVLATSGIRRQEQSVGSDSLCYSHIPYTHSNYIHPSDQFPVSPTPSCVKSENNGHSPFSPKESSYASNIQSMESSHDASFEAPAMKVDEKREKLYRKQGFQTSFTISSKHKDLVVQAACYDPISVQKQLNHSENEVEGHSEVEGGSISIPMEMDSSNVQDNSCMSSMLEEISLEATSFRQLQNVTEQLDIRTKLCIRDSLYRLARSAEQRHNCGSLNSSSRDDGDTGGLLMAAEPNKRTFSLPGRLWMRY from the exons CTGGAAGATATTGTGTGGGATGATTTTGCTGAGAGTGATGATCATATAGTGCCTCATCCTGGTGGTGAACATGGGAACGAATGTCCAGTTCGGGGTGATAACTGCAAAAGACCGCGATGTGAAGTAATTGGTGTCAATAATAATGCTGATGACAGGAATGCTACTAAATATTTTAGACAGGGAAAGGAGACAAATTTACCAACTCTGAAACACAAAAGGGATAAAATGTTGGAAAAGGGTTCATGGTCTTGCACACCTGATGGTGTATTTCCTGCTTCATGTGATAGTGACTCAATTAAAGAAACGACAACTTTGTCATCTGATGATACTATGATGTCTACTCGTTGCTTCAAAAGTAGCAATATAGAGTCCATTGATAATGAGTTCTGTGCAAATGATCCTATTCTTGGTGATAGATGTGTTGCAGTTGACAATAATCTGTATCGTTATCCGCTCAGTCACATTTCTCAAGCAGACAATGATCTCAGCTTTTTTGATAATGCCCGGGATGAGAAAGAATGCAGTGATCTTTTATATTGTGGGTGGCCTGACATAGGAAACTTTGAGGATGTTGACCGGATGTTTAG AAGTTGCGACTCAACATTTGGGCTAGGGAGTGCTAGTAATGAAGAAGAGTTGAGCTGGTTTTCGTCTTCGCATACTAATGAAGAATCTGAAGATGCAATGAAGTTGGGCTTTAAGTTTCCTCCTCCTGAGTCAAGTGTGTTAAAAAGTGCATCAGAACAGAATGAAGCTTCTAGGCCAAATGATGCAAGTCCTTCAATTTCTGAGTCAATCAAGAAGAACGTATCCATTGGTTACAAGCCAAGTCCTCAAATATCTGAATCTAATAAGCCAGATGTTCTTAGTCATTTATCTTTCATGGATGGGTCAGAGACGGTAACTGAAAGTAAGGATGATTTCACATCCAAGGAACat GTTTATTTGCACAAGAAGCAGTCAAAGCATCAGAATCTATcagagggaaaaagaaaagatagatTCACAGAAAATGGAGGTGGTTTTCATCATTTTCCCAACCCCAAGCAATTTGCTGATGTAAAGCTTCCATTTGGGGACTCATCCTGCCAAGTTCTTGCCACCTCAGGCATTCGAAGACAGGAACAAAGTGTTGGATCTGATTCCTTGTGCTATTCACACATCCCTTATACTCATTCTAACTACATTCACCCTTCTGATCAATTTCCAGTCAGTCCAACTCCATCCTGTGTCAAATCTGAAAACAATGGTCACTCACCCTTTTCTCCTAAGGAGTCTTCTTATGCATCAAATATACAGTCCATGGAGAGCTCTCATGATGCTTCATTTGAGGCTCCTGCTATGAAAGTGgatgagaagagagagaagcTGTATCGAAAACAAGGTTTTCAAACCTCTTTCACTATCAGTTCAAAGCACAAGGACTTAGTGGTTCAAGCTGCATGCTATGATCCAATTTCAGTGCAGAAGCAACTCAATCATTCTGAAAATGAAGTTGAAGGTCATAGTGAAGTAGAAGGAGGTAGCATAAGTATTCCAATGGAAATGGATTCTTCAAATGTACAGGACAACTCTTGTATGAGCTCTATGTTGGAAGAAATTTCACTAGAAGCAACTAGTTTCCGCCAACTTCAAAATGTCACGGAACAG TTGGATATTAGGACAAAACTTTGCATAAGGGATAGCCTGTATCGCTTGGCCAGAAGTGCTGAACAAAGGCATAATTGTGGAAGTCTGAATAGTAGCAGCAGAGATGATGGGGATACAGGTGGACTATTGATGGCTGCAGAGCCAAATAA GAGAACATTTTCCCTTCCAGGGCGCTTGTGGATGAGATACTGA